The sequence TGACGGTCAGCGCCCCATAGGCCTTGTGGATGTTGTGCAGTTCGACGGATGCCATGTTGTTTGTGCTCCGATGAGAGCAATTCCAGGAAAAGTGCGTAGCGGTTTTCCGTCCGGAATTGCAAAAGACAAAGAGATGGAGCGGCTCAGCGTTTCCGTGAAAGCTGAGCCGCTCCAGGCTCAGGATTTCACGGCGCCGGCGGTAAGGCCGGCTATGATGTGCTTCTGCGCCAGGAAGAAGACGATGACGGTGGGCAGGATGGTCAGCGTGATAAAAGCGAGGACCAGCTCCCATTCCGTGCCGAATTCGCCGCTATAGACCATCATGCCGAGCGGCCAGGGATAGATCGAATCCGAGTTCAGCATGATCAGCGGCAGGATGTAGCTGTTCCAGCTGCCGACGAAGGAGATGATGCTGACCGTCGCGATGATCGGCCGCGAAAGCGGCAGCGAGATATGCCAGAAGAAGCGGATATAGCCGCAACCATCGACAAAGGCCGCCTGGAACAATTCTTCCGGAAGGTTTCGAAAATAGTTCCGGAAGAGCAGAATGCTCATACCGAGACCGAAAGCCACCTGCGGCAGCACCACGCCCCAATAGGTATTGAGCAGGCCAAGATCGCGGATACGGATGAAGAGCGGCAGGATGGCGGTCGCGGCTGGGAACATCAGGCCGATGAGGAAATAGTTCAGCAGGAAGTTCGAGCCAAAAAATTTCACATGGGCGAAGGCAAAGGCCGCCATGGCCGAGACCGACAGCGTCAGGAACACGGTGAGCACGGCGATGATCAGGGAATTCATCATCTGTCGCCAGTAGCGGTCGCCGAAGAGGATGCCGGTATAGTTCTCGAAGTGCCACTCGGCCGGCAGGCCGAAGGGATTGGTGCGGAGATCGCCGAGAGTCTTGAAGCCGC comes from Rhizobium tropici CIAT 899 and encodes:
- a CDS encoding carbohydrate ABC transporter permease, with amino-acid sequence MTDLASSVRLTTGTKIYLYVSLTIIAAIVLIPLLTTALGGFKTLGDLRTNPFGLPAEWHFENYTGILFGDRYWRQMMNSLIIAVLTVFLTLSVSAMAAFAFAHVKFFGSNFLLNYFLIGLMFPAATAILPLFIRIRDLGLLNTYWGVVLPQVAFGLGMSILLFRNYFRNLPEELFQAAFVDGCGYIRFFWHISLPLSRPIIATVSIISFVGSWNSYILPLIMLNSDSIYPWPLGMMVYSGEFGTEWELVLAFITLTILPTVIVFFLAQKHIIAGLTAGAVKS